The Lolium rigidum isolate FL_2022 chromosome 2, APGP_CSIRO_Lrig_0.1, whole genome shotgun sequence genomic interval AAAACGATAGTCTTTACGTGGTACCTTCGTCGTGGTGTGATTTTAACCAAAGACAACCTTGTTAAACGCAATTGGCatggttgtaagaaatgtgttttctgtcatgaagatgagacaataaaacacctttttttCAACTGtcggtttgctagatctatatggtcaatcattcagatgggtTCTACCTTACACCCGCCTCGTAGTATTGCAAACATTGGCTAAATAGGATAGATACTAGGTATAAAACACTTATCAGAGTGGGCGCGATTGTAGTCGTATGGACGCTTTAGCTATGTAGgggtgacaaggtttttaatgacaataattcttctctcttgcaggttattTATCaatgtacggctttgctccgttcatgatcGTTATTTCAATGCTTGgaggacctctttatggaggtatcTACACGGTTGGAAAACACTGTTAGAAAGTTtacttcccaacatgggtggttgCATATTAGGCGGATTGAAGCTAATGAAGCTTAGTCTACTTAGCTTTTTTTTATCTGCCTTTATATGTATTTGTTTTCAGACTTGATACTCAAACGGCTTTGtgtatcttagttatgcagagaatGAAGGTAATACGGAGTACTTGAATATTTTGAGTAATGaagcatcctttatcaaaaaagaTGAAGGTTTGCTTGGAGTACTAGGTTGTTTCTCTAGCCTTTCACTTGTTGGACCGATTCACATCTCGTTCTTCAGTAGTGTGAGATTGCCAAATCCTCCAACGAATAACCAAGAATCAAGGCATCATCTCAGGacagaacaaaaggaaaaaagaaaccgAGCTAGTACCCACCTCGTCAGGAGAAGAGGTTCGCACGCATCGAGATGTTGAAAACTTCTTAAAATTTTGTTTTTACAAACCTCTTCAAGCTGGAAATGTGGAGAGAAAAAAACTCAAAGCTGGAGATGCTGGATTCAGCAAATTCTCAGACAGGCACCACACCATCAACAACTCATCACGAGAGAGACACACCACCGACTACTTCAATCGAACACGCCGAGCTCGTCATATTCCGGTCCGGCGATGGACTTCTCCATGACCACCCTCGGGGAAacgatgccgccgccgtcgaggaacAGCTTGAGCATGTTCTTGGAGAACCCGCTGACAAGCGCCACGCCCTTCTGGCCGGACATCACCGGCATGGCCTTGGAGTCCCTCAGGTTCCAGAACACCACCTCCGGCACCACCGCGCCGTAGCCAGCCTCCGAGAACTTCCTTACGATCGCCTCGTAGTCCGTCTCCCACGGTTGCGCGGACGCCTGGTCGAACTCCATGTCGCTGAACACAAACACACGCCGCACCATTTTCTCCGCCGGCAGGCCGGCGTCGACGGCCACCTCGAGGATCTTATCGAACACTGCCTGGAAGTCGGTGTTCATGCCCCAGTCCATGGTGCGCACGAAGCCAGTCTTCTCGGAGAGGGTATCGCCGGTGATTCTGTGGATCTCCGGGTGCTCGCTGAAGGTGACCACGCGGCCGCGCCACGGCTCGTCGCTGAGCTCGGACACGAGGAGGCCGAGCGCGACGCAGACCTCCATGGGCAGGCCAGACATGCTGCCGGACACATCGCACACGGCCAGGCAGTTGGTGAGCTTGCCAAGGGCGCGCATGTCATCGACCATACGCTGCCACTGCAGGTCCGccacgccgccgtcgtcgccgaggGACTCGACGATCTGGTGCGGGAGCAGCGCCCCCGCGGCGATCCGCTTCTTGCCGGACTTGACATCGGCGAGGTAGGCGTTGAACCGGTCGGCGTCGTGCTCGAGGAAGAGCTCCTTGTAGTTCTTCATGGCCACGGACGCCACGCGCGTGTACACGACGGATTCCCAGGCGCGCGCCGAGATGAAGACCTCGGGGAGCTGGAGCGCGCGGCGGAGCGGCACGATGGCCGTCCTGCGCAGGCGCTCGCGGGCGCGGTACGCGTAGTGCGCGTCGGGGATGTCGTGGGCGAGCTCTGGAGAGGATCCCCTggggaagaggcggcgcgcgacGGCCTCGCAGAGGAGGGTGGAGCGGTCGTAGGACGAGTCCAGCGACGGGCACCACTTCGCCGCGAGGGAGAACTCCCGGACCTTGCCGTCGGCGAGCTTGCGCATGTCCTCCGCGAGGAGTTGGGCGAACAGATCGGCCGTTCGGTCGTGCAGGGACCGGTACATGGAGTCGCGGCTGTACATCTCCACGGCCCTCGCCGCGGCGTTGGCCTTCTTGCTCCGGCGCgacgcggcggccgcggccgcgagctcGCGGTCGCGCGCCAG includes:
- the LOC124686552 gene encoding uncharacterized protein LOC124686552, which encodes MAGYTLVGPPEARNATTALAAAAEAPQAVDAFVDLLHAGFSKETGDGEGKTLTEKCSPTFVSSGDPCLDFFFHVVPGTPAASVASLLAAAWAADPATALRLVANLRGVRGSGKSDREGFYAAALWLHAHHPATLARNAATVAAFGYLKDLPELLHRIVHGGRSTRTPGKKARLRAEGRGFGGRRRRFRVFRTPKPSREDRAPRVGTTEERVAASLARDRELAAAAAASRRSKKANAAARAVEMYSRDSMYRSLHDRTADLFAQLLAEDMRKLADGKVREFSLAAKWCPSLDSSYDRSTLLCEAVARRLFPRGSSPELAHDIPDAHYAYRARERLRRTAIVPLRRALQLPEVFISARAWESVVYTRVASVAMKNYKELFLEHDADRFNAYLADVKSGKKRIAAGALLPHQIVESLGDDGGVADLQWQRMVDDMRALGKLTNCLAVCDVSGSMSGLPMEVCVALGLLVSELSDEPWRGRVVTFSEHPEIHRITGDTLSEKTGFVRTMDWGMNTDFQAVFDKILEVAVDAGLPAEKMVRRVFVFSDMEFDQASAQPWETDYEAIVRKFSEAGYGAVVPEVVFWNLRDSKAMPVMSGQKGVALVSGFSKNMLKLFLDGGGIVSPRVVMEKSIAGPEYDELGVFD